A window of the Parabacteroides merdae ATCC 43184 genome harbors these coding sequences:
- the fusA gene encoding elongation factor G, with product MANDKQLMFTRNIGIMAHIDAGKTTTSERILFYTGLTHKIGETHDGTATMDWMAQEQERGITITSAATTTFWNYLGNKYKINLIDTPGHVDFTVEVERSLRVLDGAVATFCAVGGVEPQSETVWRQADKYNVPRIGYVNKMDRSGANYYEVVRQVKEVLGAHPCPIQIPIGAEETFKGIVDLIKMKAIYWHDESMGADYSIEEIPADLQAEAEEWRDKMLEALAECDDAIMEKYFDDPSTITEEEIHTAIRKGTLAMQINPMTCGSSFKNKGVQTLLDAVCAYLPSPEDTEAIEGTDPSDPEKVVVRKPLFEEPMAALAFKIATDPYVGRLCFFRVYSGSINAGSYVLNTRSGKKERISRLFQMHSNKQNPMETIGCGDIGAGVGFKDIRTGDTLCDENAPITLESMDFPDPVIGIAVEPKTQKDLDKLGMGLAKLAEEDPTFTVQTNEETGQTVISGMGELHLDIIIDRLRREFKVECNQGKPQVTYKEAITKSVELREVYKKQSGGRGKFADIIVRIEPADEGFEGSLQFIDEVKGGNVPKEFIPSVQKGFEKAMKNGVLAGYPLDQLKVTLIDGSFHPVDSDQLSFEIAAIQAFKNASEKAGPALMEPIMQMEVVTPEESMGDVIGDLNKRRGQVEGMETSRTGARIVKAKVPLAETFGYVTALRTITSGRATSSMQFSHYAQVSSSIAKQVLTEVQGRADLIK from the coding sequence ATGGCAAACGATAAACAATTAATGTTTACAAGAAACATCGGTATCATGGCTCACATCGATGCTGGTAAAACAACTACTTCTGAACGTATCTTGTTTTACACCGGTCTGACCCATAAGATCGGTGAAACGCATGATGGTACTGCTACGATGGACTGGATGGCCCAGGAGCAGGAACGCGGTATTACAATCACATCTGCTGCAACAACTACTTTCTGGAACTATTTGGGTAACAAATATAAGATCAACTTGATTGATACTCCGGGACACGTGGACTTTACAGTAGAAGTTGAGCGTTCTCTTCGTGTACTGGATGGTGCTGTTGCTACTTTCTGTGCTGTAGGTGGTGTGGAGCCGCAGTCTGAAACTGTATGGCGTCAGGCTGATAAATATAATGTACCTCGTATCGGTTATGTAAACAAGATGGACCGTTCAGGTGCAAACTACTATGAAGTAGTTCGCCAGGTTAAGGAAGTATTGGGCGCTCATCCGTGTCCTATCCAGATTCCTATCGGTGCTGAAGAAACATTCAAAGGTATCGTCGACCTGATCAAGATGAAGGCCATCTATTGGCATGACGAATCGATGGGAGCCGACTATAGCATAGAAGAAATCCCGGCAGATCTTCAGGCTGAAGCTGAAGAATGGCGTGACAAGATGCTTGAAGCTTTGGCAGAATGTGACGACGCGATCATGGAAAAATACTTCGATGATCCTTCGACTATCACAGAAGAAGAGATTCACACGGCTATCCGTAAGGGAACATTAGCTATGCAGATCAACCCGATGACTTGCGGATCTTCATTCAAGAACAAAGGTGTTCAGACGTTATTGGATGCAGTTTGTGCTTATTTGCCGTCTCCTGAAGATACGGAAGCTATTGAAGGTACGGATCCGAGTGATCCTGAAAAAGTCGTTGTCCGCAAGCCGTTGTTTGAGGAACCGATGGCTGCTTTGGCATTCAAGATCGCTACCGACCCATATGTAGGCCGCCTTTGTTTCTTCCGTGTTTATTCAGGTTCGATCAACGCCGGTTCTTATGTCTTGAATACGCGTTCTGGCAAAAAAGAACGTATCTCTCGTTTGTTCCAGATGCACTCTAACAAGCAAAATCCGATGGAAACGATCGGTTGCGGTGATATTGGTGCAGGTGTAGGTTTCAAGGATATCCGTACTGGGGATACGCTGTGTGACGAAAACGCTCCGATCACATTGGAATCTATGGACTTCCCTGATCCGGTTATCGGTATCGCTGTGGAACCGAAGACACAGAAGGATTTGGATAAACTGGGCATGGGCTTGGCTAAGTTGGCCGAAGAAGACCCGACGTTCACGGTTCAGACTAACGAAGAAACAGGACAGACTGTCATCAGCGGTATGGGTGAGCTTCACTTGGATATTATTATTGACCGTCTGAGACGCGAATTCAAAGTCGAATGTAATCAGGGTAAGCCTCAGGTAACTTACAAAGAAGCTATCACCAAATCTGTCGAACTTCGTGAAGTTTACAAGAAGCAGTCTGGTGGTCGTGGTAAGTTTGCCGATATCATTGTCCGTATCGAACCGGCAGATGAAGGCTTTGAAGGAAGTTTGCAGTTCATCGATGAAGTGAAGGGTGGTAACGTTCCCAAGGAATTTATCCCGTCAGTTCAGAAAGGTTTCGAGAAGGCTATGAAGAACGGTGTATTGGCAGGTTATCCGTTGGATCAACTGAAAGTTACTTTGATCGATGGTTCTTTCCACCCGGTTGACTCTGACCAGTTGTCTTTCGAAATCGCAGCTATCCAGGCATTCAAGAACGCTTCTGAAAAGGCAGGTCCTGCTTTGATGGAACCGATCATGCAGATGGAAGTGGTTACTCCGGAAGAAAGTATGGGTGATGTAATCGGCGACTTGAACAAGCGTCGTGGACAAGTTGAAGGTATGGAAACAAGTCGTACAGGTGCTCGTATTGTAAAAGCAAAAGTTCCTTTGGCTGAAACATTCGGCTATGTAACAGCTTTGCGTACTATCACTTCAGGTCGTGCAACTTCTTCAATGCAGTTCTCGCACTATGCTCAAGTATCTTCTTCTATCGCTAAGCAGGTATTGACAGAAGTACAGGGTCGTGCTGATTTGATCAAATAA
- the rpsL gene encoding 30S ribosomal protein S12, whose product MPTIQQLVRKGRETLVEKGKSPALDSCPQRRGVCVRVYTTTPKKPNSAMRKVARVRLTNGKEVNSYIPGEGHNLQEHSIVLVRGGRVKDLPGVRYHIVRGTLDTAGVNGRTQRRSKYGAKRPKPGQAAAAAKGKKK is encoded by the coding sequence ATGCCTACAATTCAGCAATTAGTTAGAAAAGGAAGGGAAACTTTGGTGGAAAAGGGTAAATCACCCGCATTGGATTCATGTCCGCAGAGACGTGGTGTTTGCGTTCGTGTTTATACTACAACTCCGAAGAAGCCTAACTCTGCAATGCGTAAAGTAGCGAGAGTTCGTTTGACAAATGGAAAAGAAGTAAACTCTTACATTCCGGGAGAAGGACACAATCTGCAGGAACACTCAATCGTGTTGGTTCGTGGTGGTCGTGTTAAGGACCTTCCTGGTGTACGTTATCACATTGTACGTGGAACCTTGGATACTGCAGGCGTAAACGGACGTACTCAGAGACGTTCCAAATACGGCGCTAAACGTCCGAAACCGGGGCAGGCAGCAGCTGCAGCTAAAGGAAAGAAGAAGTAA
- the rpsG gene encoding 30S ribosomal protein S7, whose protein sequence is MRKAKPKKRQILPDPVFGDVKVTRFVNHLMYDGKKNTAFEIFYSALETVKAKMPNEEKSALEIWKAALDNITPQVEVKSRRVGGATFQVPTEIRPDRKESISMKNLIIFARKRGGKTMADKLSAEIVDAFNNQGGAFKRKEDMHRMAEANRAFAHFRF, encoded by the coding sequence ATGAGAAAAGCAAAACCAAAGAAAAGACAGATCCTCCCGGATCCTGTTTTCGGTGATGTTAAGGTTACGAGATTCGTTAACCATTTGATGTATGATGGCAAGAAGAATACTGCCTTCGAAATTTTCTATTCCGCTTTGGAAACAGTTAAGGCCAAAATGCCTAACGAAGAAAAGTCCGCTCTCGAAATTTGGAAAGCTGCACTCGACAACATTACTCCTCAAGTCGAAGTGAAATCTCGCCGTGTTGGTGGTGCTACTTTCCAAGTACCTACTGAAATTCGCCCCGATCGTAAAGAATCGATTTCAATGAAGAACCTCATCATCTTCGCACGTAAACGTGGTGGTAAGACTATGGCTGATAAGCTGTCTGCAGAGATTGTAGATGCTTTCAATAACCAGGGCGGAGCATTCAAGAGAAAAGAAGATATGCACCGTATGGCCGAAGCTAACCGTGCATTCGCTCACTTCAGATTTTAA